AGATCCTACTAAATTTAGAAAAGAAGGGAAAGAAAGAGCAAAGAAAGTAGAAAAGCTGGCCCTCCAAGTCCATTACGCTTTTGTCACATGCCTCTATTGGACACCAGACTGCACTTGTGCCGAGCTGTGGTAGATGAGCTTAGCAGATACTTTTATAACTATAGCAATGTGAACTTCTCTCCTGCAAATGCAATACCGTAGAGAGTCAATGAGGGGCAGAACTAAATTTGCCAGCTCACTAGCAAAAGCTCCAGCTCAGCATAACCATTTCTGAAACTCATCTGGCACAATCTCTGCATGCAAACTGGACCTGAAACAATGTTCCATAACTAGGTGTATAGCTTATGGGGATTTAAGGTTGGAAAGATAGAGTTTGCTGAACCTAATGTGGTAAATTAATTCATGCTGAACCTGAAAAAGTTTGACTAGAGTCAGGTAACATGGGTTGCGTAGAGTCACATCATGATTGCGCTAATCCACCGCTGAGTGAAATACAATTGCACTATTTGTGAATTGCTTGGTATAGCATCCTAATAGCAATcacaaataaaactttttttcatggCACACACCTTTATCCTAACACACATACTGAGTACTGAAGAATTCGGGAAGGAAGCCCAAACCCACAGACATTCAGCCATAATTTATAGAGCTGAGTCTAAATACTTACAGTCAGGCATTCTCAAATATTTCCTACAGAAGCTGCCCACATGAAAGATCCTAGGAGTCCTTGGAGTCTGTAAAGTCAATAGACTCTAAAAAAGCCTCTACCAACACATGGTATGTAGTATTAGATGTGGACCTGAGGGTTGACAAGGTTAGTTACACTCTGGCCATAGGGGAGAGACCTCTAGACACTTAGGGTGCTTTTACACTTTTCAGTGGCTCGAACCACAGTACGTTTGCGTCATCAGAGTGGCAGGTGTTTACCCTTGTTTCTAGGTAAAGACTGTGCAGAAgatggcaaaatgaatgaatgcttGCTCGCTTGAATTTTTGTACTTTGGATTCCATTTCATTACCAAAGCACCAACACAGAATGGCACATGTGTCTGTTTGTCATGACTGTGATGCAAAGGTTCAAAAGAATGCTGGAGTCAATTTCTGTGAGcagaaatgaaatattaattctCTCTGCTGTAGTGCATCACTCCATAATTGAGTAAACATATGTCATTAATAGCCGTTCACTTCTGTGATTTAGTACGATTGTGTTCACTTGTGAACCATACTGGAGTTTACATGAACAGTAGCCAAGATCACCCTTCCCAGGCAGACTTAGGTATGGTTCGTGGGTGTGCACCAAGTTCATGTTATCCAAACGAACTAAAAGTGCTAGCATGAAAGTCCCCTTAGAGTAACATTAACCAAATAGAGAGACTAAAGGTAAAGACATCTTATTCCCCCATTTGCTCTCAGTTTACAAtatactactattcaaaagttgggagtcagtaagatatttatttgaaagcaattaatacttttattcagcatggatgcattaatttgatcaaatgtgacattaaagacttttctaatattacaaaatatttagatttcaaataaatgctgttctatcaTGACTTTAGCAtagtaatggatatgacaatgttagtGTCTTTGGTCTTGACGGAATATGTCTGCTACACTtctactgttgtttttttctgttgtagattattattgctgcaaaaTAAGTATAGGAACTTGTTACTGCCAATACATACACTGATCCactgctgtgagtatttaagaaaTACTGCTTTTTACTAttctgcacaaatagcatatataataacccatagcagatctatacaggtggagctggggaggggGAGGGTTTTATAGGAACTCTGAAAGCGTGCTGTGAAAGGTTCTAGTGAATGTTAAcaagccatttaaatgtaaaccagCAAGCTCGTTGGCTGCGTAtccaacatgaaccaatcagcttgtgctaAGTAGTTaatgctgtgaatatcatcagtttgcgttAACGACCAATCAGCCTGCAACGATATAgtgtttcatgacagaacttagCATTTCTCTAGATTTTCTATTGAtcaaaatcctgaaaaaatattaagcagctattaagcagctgttttcaaaaatgatgataaaaagaaatgagcaccaaatcagcatattaaaatgatttcttaagaatcatgtgacactgtagactAAAGTAATGGCTGCAGAAAACCACCGcagaataaatcacattttaaaatatataaaaatagaatgcAGTTACTagaagttttaataatatttcattatatattactgtttttactgtattattgatCAAATATATGTAGCTCTGATGAGCgtaagagatttctttcaaaaccattaaaaaaatcttacagaccccaaactcaTGAATAATATTTACTAGTAACTTATTGTTATGGCTTCATTTTCCCAACTATCCCGGAGGTCACATCGCATATAAGTTTGTTTATTAACAGGCACTTTCATCCAAGTCaaattctgtgtaaaaataGGCCGCTTTACACCTGACATTAACATTTGTGTCATATCCAGATAGTATCTGGATATTTGAGCATatcttttgatattttaacaCCTTCATTCCAATGCATTTTCAGTGTGACTGgattaaacatttcaaaactggATCATTCAAAATGTCTTTGCAAATGCCCAAGCAAAGAATGTTAATAGGGCTAGAAGTGAATAAATGGGGAGAAAAGGTTGTAAAGTGCTTTCTTTGGCGAGAAATTAGATTCCAAgtgtaatacaataaaataatttaaatcagGTGAGAAAATCGCAAGAGTGATGGTGTCTTTTTTACGCTGCAAGAGTAGCATAATTAAAGAACTTGTAACACAGACCTTGAATGACTCAGTCTGTCAGCGTGACATGTTTATTTACAGCATAATCTTATTTATTACTTGCGTAACTAAGTATAGAAAATGAAATCATGTTTGCATGTAGTTTCAGTGCAATCCGAAAAACTGTGTTTTGGGTGGATTTATATTTGGCAGTCCAAACGTGAGCCGACTGAAAAGGCTTGTAAAGGTCAGGTGTAAAAAGGGATATAAACACAACTGATTACGCTTAAGGAACCAGAAACTTTAAAGCCTTTGTGAACATTTTGGTTAAGAATTAGGAATTTAAGTTCTTGCAGAAGAGCTGTCTctcttttttgaaaatgttgataAACTCCGACTGAGCTGATACCGAGGGACAAGAAGTATTTGCATATAAATCCTAGCTAAGGTCAGCTGTATGCACTATTTTATTCGCTGCTTACAAGCATCACCAAGGGAATGATCTGCACTAGTAGGCCAGATAAATTTCGTTCACATTCACCGTTCAACTCTCCAGTGCCTCACATCTACAGGAAATGCTGAGGTGATTGGAAAGAAATTAACTGTGAGTGGCCAGTTGTGTTTCCTGAGAGATTCAATCTCAGCATGGTATTGCTGAGTTTGGAACCAATAAGAACTGAGAATCTAGCATTTTGCACCAGAGTACTAACTGTTGTAACCAAACATATTACCTGTGAACCGTTTCTTTCCAGCCACATCAAACTCAGAGGAGGGGGTGTTGTTAAAAGGCCGTGTCTCAGGAGTTGGAGGCTGTGTTGTAGGAGGCTGTGTTGTAGGAGCCTCTGTTGTGGGAGCCAGTGTTGTGGTAGGAACTGGGACTGGGGTTGTGGTCTCCTCAAAAAGCCCATCTGTAAGATAGAGTAGTAATCAAAACAGGAAGAATAATAGTCCACAGGATGCCGTATCCCACTTCGCAGTGGTCCAAAGAGTGTTTGGATTTGGCATTTGaagtcatgtttaaaaaatgtatgaacgCCTTTgtattatataacaaaatatgaagccaagtggcatttattttgaagaaatgCCCATTAAGTGGGATTTAAGTGTCCAAACCTGCCAAGTTATTGTTTAGGTCCATTGCACATGCAACTTCTTCACCattgttttaaaattcagtGCTATTGCTCTGCTACAATAGTGAGAATGTGACCAAACTGTTCTTTATGGTTAATATACTCTTGCCCAGGGATTCCAGTCACAACAAGGAAATTACTACTGGGACAAGCCAAGCAAGTATTAAAATTGTATGCAAACAGGCTTGTCCCTAAAAGCAGCTTGGCCACATTAGCTGTCCTGTGTGTTCAACAAACCAGCAGAATTACATAACAAGTGATTATACAACAAGGTCTAGTTGTTCTTCCAGAAAGGTCATCCAAGTTCATGCACACTCAATCATACAGCTCTTCACTTTGCAATCTATAAAGACACTTAGTATggaaaaattaagaataaaaagcAGGAATGCACCTCcttaaacaacagcaaacaaaaaTGGCATCTATAAAGTTATACTAGATTAATAGATAAATGGAGTACAAATGGCCATACAAAAATGATAGTAAAAACAAGCTGCTCGTAGCCTGGCAGCcagtaaacaaaacaatcagCCAAGACCATCTTCATTAATAACAGCATCATCAGATGCCATGCTGACCATAAGCATAACTCATCTATGAACTGTTTTCTTGGGGAAGCTGGAAGCCAGAGGAATCCTGTTCTCAAGtggtacaaataaataatctcATTTGGCTCAATTTCATTTGAACTAGTGGACTCAATTTACAAATCTACATAATCAATTAGCTTAATATTTAGGtcatattcacacagaaatgtaGCATACCTTTAggaatttatatttcacatatatacactttttaaaattcgGATGCAACATGGTGTAAatttaaagtcagcatgaaatgcaAATTCACTATTCACTGTCtattttgtaaatgtgtgtTATATATCTGCGTCCCTCCACAACTGACAGAAAGCTCACaacattcatttttgagtgCAATTCCCACATCTCAAAATCCAAACCACTGATGGATAGAACCAAAaccctattttttttaatactttgttaaagttcacccaaaaatgaaaattctgtcattaattactcaccctcaagacctttgttcatcagAACATTTTGAGAATTTGTTCTTCGTGACACAAATTAAGGTAGACAggaatgcaactgacatgttcaaggggccagaaaggtagtaaggacatcattaaaatagtccatgtgacatcagtggttcaaccgtaattttatgaaggtacgaaaatactttttgtgcgcaaagaaaacaaaaataacgaatttattcaacaattcttcccTTCTGTCATTCTCCGCTCCCTTTTACAAGAGTATTACGACGCATGCGTGTGCGTTAGCACTGCCCCCTTATGTTCAGCTAACCGTTAGTCgttgagaagaggcttggtcaaccaaaattttattagttacttggtcagagaaaaaaaattgcacaggaAGTGGCGACAGTCACACGGTCTgtgacggacagatcgttaacggctgCTGTATGTGGTAATAAGTACATCAGGCAcgacatccaaacgctcacctatcattcatcaacctcaaatatggcttttcatctgaaagatgtatatagtagcaactttacatagCTGtacaatctaatgttaacctagaaaaatgtgcgctattaaaGTATCTGTCCGGAGTTTGAAAGCTGAACAGTAGCACACTtcctgcatgacagatggagtcatttttggtcatacagataaaagtaatacatctttcgaatctgtaaagacttttcgtttatttgtgcatactcacaataacaacaaaacgttgcgcTTGTGTAAagtaatgaaagcaaacaggatgtggtTTCTGCcttctcggtctctgtgaacttgagcacgAAACTTTGAAACTCCTTGTATATTTGcatgaacatgaaaaatatatctatagagcgtgaaatgtctactttcaaattaaccaattcaaatagaaaacaaatattcttcgATTATGTTATCCGTATAAAATGTACACACAGGCACATCGCTACTGCGGAGACGAAGGGTTagtgtcgccgacttcatctcttaagtcgaaaacaaagaaagcactagtttatcaataaattattaaaacgttaatgcagtctccttgctgtttttcccagacacattcataattattatatctgcccgTACACAGTTGCAAGCTTTTTGCAtgcgcttgagcgcttattaggctatgtaggcaattaaaggctcgttattatgatttatatggtttattaataaacgtgtgactaatagtcgactaattcttaaaatgaatgactactagtcaaccagaaaaatcttaagtcgagggcagccctagtgTGATTTCCTCTGCTTAAAAACAAGCTACAGCGTTCTGatgtagaaatgtatttttaaacttttcaaaatccTAATCCCAAGAGCAATAAATGTGAACTGTAAGCTGTCATGCACTCAGTCGCATAGGGTGATCGAAGCTAACAAGCCGCAGCATTGATCAAAGCGCCTCTTATGCGCAGCGGTCGCCCTAATGGTTTGGCGGGGCCATGTGCATCCGTAAACAAGCACAGGTTAATTCTCATACTTTGATAGCATTTATAGCTCCTAACAGGTTGTGTGACTATGAGGAATGATTACCTCAAAATGTACGTCAGTATGCAGTTTTCTCTATTGCTTGCGTGCCAGTGATTATCCATCTGCGTGCCATAGGTTGCTGACCCCTGGCCTATAAAATCATGGACCTGGCAGTTATTGGTTTATTTAAGAGTGGGCAGCAGTAAGAGGAAAAAAGTGGAGGAAGTGGAGGAAAAGACTGTTTCTCCAAAAAAGCATGGTGCTCACAGACAGATTCAAAGTGTAGCAGAGGTTATTCAGACATGACAGGGGGATATCCTTTGAGGTTTACTGTGCACATCCTACCTAACATTATCCTTGGAATACTGATTCTAAATTACAGAGGATCAAGGTCTTGTGGGTACTAACTACATGCCTGTGACAAGACTCATTATACAAGAGCCAACTACAGTCACAAACTAGgccaaacactttttttgtctcATCCTGAAAGTATCTTTTCCGTAATTTTTGCTCTGACGCACATTAGCAAATCCACATCATATTACTTAATTCTCTATTATGAAACACATTGAGGTAAGCATGGCTGCAAATAATTCATCTCACCTACAGAGTAGCAGTTAAGTATTCCATCAGCATCCAATATTGAGAAACCATTCTTGTCCAGTCGAGAATAAAGTCCAGGTGGACATGTGGGCTCAGCAGCTAATGTTGACATCTCCAGTGTTTCTGTAACCATTTCTGTTGTTGTAGGTTCTGGTGGTATTGTAGTTGTGGTTGCAGTGGTTGTTGTAGTTGTGGTTGTAGTAGTTGTAGTGGTTGTAGTCCTTGGTTTAGGGCGGTCCAAGCCCACGATTGGTTTTCCTCCCACAGTAAGGTACTTGTCACTCGGATTAATCACAGGCCGACTGTCTCTTCCGTGACCAAATAATGCTAATCCTTCCTGGTTTACCAATGGGCTGCCCTGGTCATCTAATATAGCAAACATGGAtaaaaaacaagtttaaaacaGGCTTTTTCTTTCTATATTTCTATTGTAAACCACTCACCAAAAATAGTCTTGCCATCCTCTCCAATGACAACTTTTCTGGGTCTTCCCCTTGAATCCTGAAGGACTCTTCCGTTTTCATTCATTAGGACACCCTTATCCAGATCTACTATCTAGAAGAGTGAATGAAACTTTGTAAAGAAGAAGCATCTTTCTATCAAAACAAAGTGAGACAACAGTCAAACAGTCTTGCTTGAGTAAGTGTCCCTAAGGTCCCTTCTCGTGGAGTTTCCATGCCTAGAGAGAGAAAACTATTCACATGACTGTCTTTGCTTACTTTAAAGATCATTTTGTTTGAACTGCAGTGCTGTCTGGTTTATTAATGCAAACAGACAACAGATGTAAATGAAGCCATGGATATGGTCATTATGATTACAGTATTTTGTACATAATAGTTCtagttaaacaaaataaaagccatTGATGAAACCAGAGGGTCACTTCAGATCTACAAACCTGCTATGGGTATAAAAGTTAACTTTGTGCTACATCTTTAGTAGTTTAAAAAATAGAACAAGAAACAAAGTGGATCCAATAAATTTGCCAGCAGTAACTAAACGTGTATCATGACAACTTTCAGAAGATGTTACCATGGTAAtagatatgacaatgttaatgtatttggtcttagcagaatagatctgctacgttgctgaattgctgctgctgttggttattacTGACGCTGCTGCAAAGAAAATGCAAGAACTTGCTGCTGCCAATATATATGCAGATACGGTGCtttgagtatttaagacatactgctgctgcatatataataacccatagcagatctatacaggtgaagctggggaggtggagggtttcagtaTTGCGAACTGCTCTAGTAAATGCTaaccaaatattaaaatgtaaagcatCAAGCTTACTGGCTGTGTATGCAatatgaaccaatcagcttgtgccatgtagtttaatgctgtgaatatcatcagtttgcgttAATGACCCATCATCctgcaccatctagagtttcataaCAGAACTTGACATTAatatcatttataaaacatCCTAATGGATTTAGGGACATTTAGGACTGCCAAATTTAGCATTAATTATCACTGCAAATAAACACACCCATTTTGTTCCATCAGGACCTGTGATATGTCGGACTCCGTTCGGTTTAGAATTTTCATCAGATGTTGCAGATACTTTGCCATTTGCAACTGTGAGATTCGGGCGTCCATTTTTGCCTGAACATGGAATTAGACAAAATGAGTAAAAGTGTACTTGTGCGTACACTAAAACTGTTGTAGGTACAGCATGCACATCGTTTGAGACAACATAATGTTTACCTTTTTCATAACTAGGTTTGTAGCCACTGACTGGAGTGTTTTCCTTTGAAATTGATCGCAGCCTCGATCCCATCACTGGATTCCGAGACTCAGGAGACGTATTCCCACTAGAGCTTTCACCGGCAGACAACCCATGGGAAGAGCGAGAAACTGAACTTGGGGTGAGCCTAACATTAGTATTACTCCTGTCAGCTGTGTCTCGTTCTGAGACAAGTGGTGATTCTACTGGACTGACTTGAGAGGAGGCAGATGATGATGCTGAAGAGGACTGTGATGAAGATGATGTGCCCATTCTTCTGTGTTGTACTGGGTACACCCTACTAGGAAACCGCGAACCTTTCAGACGGCTTGCTACCACAGGTGAGCGTACCCGACCAGTAGAAGACAAAATAGGGACTCTTTGGGCAACTGAGGGAAGTGACTTTGAACTGCTACTGGTACTACTTTGTTCTCTTTCTACGCTTTCATTCTCAAGGTTTGGTACAGGTCTGTGTGGTTCtcttgtagtagtagtagtagtagttgttgttgctgttgttgttgttgttgctgttgttgttgttgtggttttAGGTGCTGCAGTTGAGGTGGCGTCTTTGCTTCGCCTCTCCAAGGTCTCTTTGCTTCCCTCATAAAGATAGTCATCTTCATGATCATTGCTAATTTTTACATCTTCATTATTACTGGgattatttgaaacatttgtttttttatttagcacattaGGTTTATTTGAGACAGGATTAACCTCATGCTTTGAAGGGTATGTCGTAGGTAAAATTTTGGTTTTATCACTAGTGTCTTGAGAGCTCACACCAGTAGAACGAGAAGGAAATCCCCTAATAACAGGCCTTCCTGCACCTACAGATGAGGCAGTCCTACTCCACGGTATCCTCCCGTCTTGTCTTCGACTCCCAGTAACTATCCTAGAATTTCGGTTTGGTAATAAAAGGGGTGAACTTCTTCCCGTTGTAGAAGAGTTAGTCCGTGAAGAAGAATGGGAAGTGGAACCATAACTATTACTTTTCTCttctttgttattataattttcctCTTTAGTTGTATCAGAAAGGGTTTTTTTGGTTTCTTCAGTTGGTTGTTCAGCCTTTGTGTCGTCTACCTTTGTGTTCTTGTGGTTGGTATCATGCTCCTCTGTTGTATCCTGACTGTTTGTCCTGGTTCCTGTTGGCAGTGTGGATTGTGAAGAagcagatgatgatgatgaagaatcAGGTTTGTGCTTTCCTGTTTGAAGTCTCTGAGCTCTAGTTGAAATTCCAACTCTTCTTCCATTAGGGTACATGGCACCAGATCCCGTACTTGTGACTCGACCTGACGTGGAGGAAATTCTTCTTGTACCTGATGATGGTAAGGATGATGAAGGAGAAGATACTGAAGAAGATGAggtggaagaagaagaagatgatgAAGATGCTGAGGAAGAGGAAGTTGGAGAAGAAGAGATGGATGAAGATGATTCTGACTCTTTCACTGGTTCAGGCCTGGTTTCCTGAGGTGAGACCACTGTAGGCGTCTTGTCAGTGACACTTATCTGGTTGTACGTGTTCTTTCCCTCAGTATAGGAGACCGCTGTTAAGTCCTTTCTTGTAGCTGCAGACTCTTGGTTTTGCGATGAACTTGAAGAATCTTCACTCCGCGTTCTTGATCGAGAATTAGGCCTTCTTAATCTGCTAATATCAACAATTGAGGATGTACGAGGTGTCCACGGAGGACGTTTGTCCTCAGTTGTTTTATGGACAGATTCAGACTGATTGGGTTTTGATTCTGTAGTGTCAGGCGAGTGTTTTGAATCTTCCTCTGTTTGTGGTGATGCATTATTACTGCTCTCTGGTTTTGTGTCCTCAGTAGCCTCA
This is a stretch of genomic DNA from Labeo rohita strain BAU-BD-2019 chromosome 20, IGBB_LRoh.1.0, whole genome shotgun sequence. It encodes these proteins:
- the fndc1 gene encoding fibronectin type III domain-containing protein 1 isoform X2, with amino-acid sequence MSPARARALLGLLITLCTQSPLLSGSKPLPPRNVKLTSVDKGLKVTWDPPSELDGRPVDSYSIGYGKSMKSLRFVTVDKDRRSELLEDVGGEWVKLDGFAVEPFNKSSPGRMVSITSSQISPRPPTQRSALGQQRAPQSSSGPEPPHQVGRLPLRPQNKHRVDLSQHQADQRNANKQKLASESVYVVSLQAPRAQGRSAPITTATLNKKVTAEPEVVDEVEDITVRVLSPQSVLITWVDPLIEKKKEIPGGSRFYTVKYREKGESARWEYKDTTQRRLIIETLSADSMYEFSICISQGDQKGKWSASVFQRTPESAPSGPPENFQVKPLRGKGTAVTATWDPPEQTNGRIREYILSYAPAMKPFGAKSVTYRGTTTSATIDGLTPGDRYIFKIRGVNRKGQGPQTKAIIVAMPGSSTTHLRNTDSHKTSQSASKTSSNNESDNQEPDEMEESDIQTTTQAPPTNRRGRPLSQTRSYHSIFSSVRGAVRNGGSSSRSNSQSSSKDREGNTNEEEKPTDSPAEEEIRANEATEDTKPESSNNASPQTEEDSKHSPDTTESKPNQSESVHKTTEDKRPPWTPRTSSIVDISRLRRPNSRSRTRSEDSSSSSQNQESAATRKDLTAVSYTEGKNTYNQISVTDKTPTVVSPQETRPEPVKESESSSSISSSPTSSSSASSSSSSSSTSSSSVSSPSSSLPSSGTRRISSTSGRVTSTGSGAMYPNGRRVGISTRAQRLQTGKHKPDSSSSSSASSQSTLPTGTRTNSQDTTEEHDTNHKNTKVDDTKAEQPTEETKKTLSDTTKEENYNNKEEKSNSYGSTSHSSSRTNSSTTGRSSPLLLPNRNSRIVTGSRRQDGRIPWSRTASSVGAGRPVIRGFPSRSTGVSSQDTSDKTKILPTTYPSKHEVNPVSNKPNVLNKKTNVSNNPSNNEDVKISNDHEDDYLYEGSKETLERRSKDATSTAAPKTTTTTTATTTTTATTTTTTTTTREPHRPVPNLENESVEREQSSTSSSSKSLPSVAQRVPILSSTGRVRSPVVASRLKGSRFPSRVYPVQHRRMGTSSSSQSSSASSSASSQVSPVESPLVSERDTADRSNTNVRLTPSSVSRSSHGLSAGESSSGNTSPESRNPVMGSRLRSISKENTPVSGYKPSYEKGKNGRPNLTVANGKVSATSDENSKPNGVRHITGPDGTKWIVDLDKGVLMNENGRVLQDSRGRPRKVVIGEDGKTIFDDQGSPLVNQEGLALFGHGRDSRPVINPSDKYLTVGGKPIVGLDRPKPRTTTTTTTTTTTTTTTATTTTIPPEPTTTEMVTETLEMSTLAAEPTCPPGLYSRLDKNGFSILDADGILNCYSVDGLFEETTTPVPVPTTTLAPTTEAPTTQPPTTQPPTPETRPFNNTPSSEFDVAGKKRFTAPYVNYIRKDPGAPCSLTEALEYLQVDVLADLMEKDQQSINQKQPPKNKPHNVTVVAMEGCHSFVILDWALPLKNDMVSGYLVHSASYDDVLKDRWSTRSSSGTHLPVENLKPNSRYYFKVQAKNVFGLGPISETLTYVTESDDPLLIERPPGGEPIWIPFSFRYNSAHSSCKGSQFVKRTWYKKFVGVVLCNSLRYKIFMGDGLREPFYSIADTFGHGEDHCQFVDSYRDGRTGPHNLSLNLPTAQGYYRSYRQEPVNFGPIGRRTPHPFVGWYECGVPIPGKW
- the fndc1 gene encoding fibronectin type III domain-containing protein 1 isoform X1; this translates as MSPARARALLGLLITLCTQSPLLSGSKPLPPRNVKLTSVDKGLKVTWDPPSELDGRPVDSYSIGYGKSMKSLRFVTVDKDRRSELLEDVEPGVLHFLKMSAENKDGMSKPVYRAETPGGGEWVKLDGFAVEPFNKSSPGRMVSITSSQISPRPPTQRSALGQQRAPQSSSGPEPPHQVGRLPLRPQNKHRVDLSQHQADQRNANKQKLASESVYVVSLQAPRAQGRSAPITTATLNKKVTAEPEVVDEVEDITVRVLSPQSVLITWVDPLIEKKKEIPGGSRFYTVKYREKGESARWEYKDTTQRRLIIETLSADSMYEFSICISQGDQKGKWSASVFQRTPESAPSGPPENFQVKPLRGKGTAVTATWDPPEQTNGRIREYILSYAPAMKPFGAKSVTYRGTTTSATIDGLTPGDRYIFKIRGVNRKGQGPQTKAIIVAMPGSSTTHLRNTDSHKTSQSASKTSSNNESDNQEPDEMEESDIQTTTQAPPTNRRGRPLSQTRSYHSIFSSVRGAVRNGGSSSRSNSQSSSKDREGNTNEEEKPTDSPAEEEIRANEATEDTKPESSNNASPQTEEDSKHSPDTTESKPNQSESVHKTTEDKRPPWTPRTSSIVDISRLRRPNSRSRTRSEDSSSSSQNQESAATRKDLTAVSYTEGKNTYNQISVTDKTPTVVSPQETRPEPVKESESSSSISSSPTSSSSASSSSSSSSTSSSSVSSPSSSLPSSGTRRISSTSGRVTSTGSGAMYPNGRRVGISTRAQRLQTGKHKPDSSSSSSASSQSTLPTGTRTNSQDTTEEHDTNHKNTKVDDTKAEQPTEETKKTLSDTTKEENYNNKEEKSNSYGSTSHSSSRTNSSTTGRSSPLLLPNRNSRIVTGSRRQDGRIPWSRTASSVGAGRPVIRGFPSRSTGVSSQDTSDKTKILPTTYPSKHEVNPVSNKPNVLNKKTNVSNNPSNNEDVKISNDHEDDYLYEGSKETLERRSKDATSTAAPKTTTTTTATTTTTATTTTTTTTTREPHRPVPNLENESVEREQSSTSSSSKSLPSVAQRVPILSSTGRVRSPVVASRLKGSRFPSRVYPVQHRRMGTSSSSQSSSASSSASSQVSPVESPLVSERDTADRSNTNVRLTPSSVSRSSHGLSAGESSSGNTSPESRNPVMGSRLRSISKENTPVSGYKPSYEKGKNGRPNLTVANGKVSATSDENSKPNGVRHITGPDGTKWIVDLDKGVLMNENGRVLQDSRGRPRKVVIGEDGKTIFDDQGSPLVNQEGLALFGHGRDSRPVINPSDKYLTVGGKPIVGLDRPKPRTTTTTTTTTTTTTTTATTTTIPPEPTTTEMVTETLEMSTLAAEPTCPPGLYSRLDKNGFSILDADGILNCYSVDGLFEETTTPVPVPTTTLAPTTEAPTTQPPTTQPPTPETRPFNNTPSSEFDVAGKKRFTAPYVNYIRKDPGAPCSLTEALEYLQVDVLADLMEKDQQSINQKQPPKNKPHNVTVVAMEGCHSFVILDWALPLKNDMVSGYLVHSASYDDVLKDRWSTRSSSGTHLPVENLKPNSRYYFKVQAKNVFGLGPISETLTYVTESDDPLLIERPPGGEPIWIPFSFRYNSAHSSCKGSQFVKRTWYKKFVGVVLCNSLRYKIFMGDGLREPFYSIADTFGHGEDHCQFVDSYRDGRTGPHNLSLNLPTAQGYYRSYRQEPVNFGPIGRRTPHPFVGWYECGVPIPGKW